In Prunus dulcis chromosome 2, ALMONDv2, whole genome shotgun sequence, a single genomic region encodes these proteins:
- the LOC117620255 gene encoding NADPH:quinone oxidoreductase-like, with translation MEAASVSASSLIRVAALSGSLRKSSYNRGLIRSAIEISKTSINGLQIEYIDISPLPLLNTDLEGKGSFPPAIEAFRQKILEADSILFASPEYNYSFTAPLKNAIDWASRPPNVWADKAAAIVSAGGDFGGGRSQYHLRQVGVFLDLHFINKPEFFLNAFQPPTKFDSDGNLIDEQAKERLKEVLLSLQAFSLKLHQNQ, from the exons atggaggcTGCTTCCGTTTCCGCATCATCGCTCATAAGAGTTGCAGCTCTTTCTGGGTCTCTTCGTAAATCTTCCTACAACCGTGGTCTAATTCGATCTG CGATTGAGATAAGCAAGACGTCGATCAACGGCCTGCAGATAGAGTACATAGACATCTCACCGTTGCCACTGCTGAATACAGATCTGGAAGGCAAGGGGAGTTTTCCACCTGCCATCGAAGCTTTTCGTCAGAAGATTCTGGAAGCTGATAGCATCCTCTTTGCTTCTCCCGAGTACAATTACTCCTTCACCg CACCTCTAAAGAATGCAATTGACTGGGCGTCAAGACCACCAAATGTTTGGGCTGATAAGGCTGCCGCAATTGTAAGTGCCGGAGGCGACTTTGGCGGTGGACGATCGCAATATCATCTTCGCCAAGTTGGAGTTTTTCTTGACCTTCATTTCATTAACAAGCCCGAATTTTTCTTGAACGCATTCCAGCCTCCTACCAAGTTTGACAGTGATGGAAACTTGATTGATGAACAGGCCAAGGAGAGATTAAAAGAAGTTCTTCTCTCCTTGCAGGCATTTAGCTTGAAACTGCATCAAAACCAATGA